The DNA segment TGCACCCTGTCTACAACCTGACCTCGGCGCGGCTGGTGCTGGGCAATCCGGCCAGCCCCGCCACCGTGAAGTCCTCCGAGCTGGGCCGGATGCCTCGGGGCCAGACCATCGGAATCCCCGGCGCCCCCTACGCCACCCCGGTGTCCGGGGGTACCACCTCGACCTGGACGTTGTGCGACACCGTCGCCCGGGCCGAAACGTCTTCGCCCTCGGTGCAGACGGCGATCCTGGCGCTGCCGCTGACGATCGATCCGTCGATCGATCCGATTCAGCCGAACGAGGCGCTGCTGGCGTCCTACGGCGGCCAGCAATGGATCGTCACGACGAAGGGTCGCCACGCCATCGACCTGGCCAACCGCGCGCTCACCTCGTCGATGGGGATACCGGTCACCGCCAAGCCAATCCCGATCTCCGAGGGCATGTTCAACGCGCTACCCGACATGGGGTCCTGGCAGCTGCCGCCGATACCGGGCGCGGGCGCACCCAACACGCTCGGGCTGCCGGAGGCCCTGGTGATCGGCTCGGTGTTCCAGATCCACACCGACAAGGGGCCGCGATACTTCGTGGTGCTGCCCAACGGCATCGCGCAGGTCAACGCGACCACCGCCGCGGCGTTGCGGGCCACCCAGTCGCACGGGCTGGTCGCCCCGCCTGCGGTGGTGCCCAGCCTGGTCGTCACCATCCCCGAACGGGTTTATGACTCCCCGCTGCCCGACGAGCAGCTGAAGCTGCTGGATCGGCCGCAGGAGCCCGTGCTGTGCTGGACGTGGGAACGCGGAGCCGGCGATCAATCACCCAAGACGACGGTGCTGGCCGGTCGGCATCTGCCGATTCAGCCGTCCCAGATGAACACCGGCATCAAGCAGATCCAGGGAACGGCAACCGTTTACACCGATGGCGGCAAGTTCATCGCGCTGCAGTCACCGGATCCGCGCTATCACGAATCGATGTATTACATCGACCCCGAGGGCGTGCGGTACGGGATCCCCGACGCGGATTCCGCCAAGGCGCTGGGGCTCGGCTCGCCCAAAACCGCGCCCTGGGAAATCGTGCGGCTGCTGGTTGACGGCCCGGTGCTGTCCAAAGACGCCGCCCTACTCGAGCACGACACGCTGCCCGCCGACCCCAACCCCCGAAAAGTGCCGGCCGGAACCCCCGGAGCGCCCTGATGACAACGAAGAAGTTCACCCCGACCATCACCCGCGGCCCGCGATTGACCCCGGGCGAGATCAACCTCACCCCTCCCGATGACCTCGGGATCGACATCCCGCCGTCGGGCGTGCAGAAGATCCTGCCGTACGTGATGGGTGGCGCGATGCTCGGCATGATCGCGATCATGTTCGCCGGCGGCCGGCAGTTATCGCCATACATGCTGATGATGCCGTTGATGATGATCGTGATGATGGTCGGCACCATGGCCGGCGGCACCGGCGGCGGCGGCAAGAAGGTGCCCGAAATCAACGCCGACCGTAAGGAATACCTGCGTTATCTGGCCGGATTGCGCTCGCGGGTGACGTCCTCGGCCAGCTCGCAGGTGACGTTCTTCAGCTACCACGCCCCCCATCCCGGCGATCTGCTCTCGCTGGTGGGCACCCAGCGGCAGTGGTCCCGGCCCGCCAACAGCGACTTTTACGCGGCTGCCCGCATCGGGATCGGTGACCAGCCGGCGGTCGATCGACTGTTGAGGCCGGCCGTCGGCGGCGAACTGGCGGCCGCCACCGCCGCCCCTCAGCCGTATCTGGAGCCGGTCAGCCACATGTGGGTGGTCAAGTTCCTGCGCACCCATGGTCTGATCCACGACTGCCCGAAACTGGTGCAGCTGCGCTCGTTTCCGACGATCGCGATCGGTGGCGACCCGGCGGGGGCGGCGGGATTGTTGAGCGCGATGATCTGCCACCTGGCGGTATTTCATCCGCCGGACCTGCTGCAGATCCGGGTGCTCACCGACGATCCCGATGACCCGGATTGGTGCTGGCTGAAATGGCTCCCGCACGTTCAGCATCCGACCGAAACCGACGCCGCCGGGCCGGCACGGATGATCAGCACCCGCCCGGACAGTCTGGCCGATCTGGCCGCCCGCGGCCCGCACGCTCCGGATTCGCTGCCCACCGGCCCCTACATCGTCGTGGTCGACCTGACCGGCGGCAAGGCCGGGTTCCCACCCGACGGCAGGGCCGGTGTCACCGTGATCACGCTCGGCAACCACCGCGGCTCGGCCTACCGGATCAGGGTCGCCGAGGACGGGACCGCCGACGACCGGCTGCCGGGTCAGTCGTTTCGCCTGGTGACCTCGGTGGCCGACCGCATGACACCGAACGAAGCCACCCGCCTGGCCAGGAGGCTGGCCGGTTGGTCGATCACCGGCACCATCCTCGACAAGACGTCGCGGGTGCAGAGGAAGGTGGCCACCGAGTGGCACCAGCTTGTCGGCGCCAAGAGCGTCGAGGACATCACGCCCGCCCGCTGGCGGATGTACACCGACACCGACCGCGACCGGCTGCGGATCCCGTTCGGTCACGAACTCAAGACCGGCAACGTCATGTACCTCGACATCAAGGAAGGAGCGGAGTTCGGCGCTGGCCCGCACGGGATGCTCATCGGCACCACCGGGTCCGGTAAGTCGGAGTTCCTGCGCACCCTGATCCTGTCGCTGGTAGCCATGACCCACCCCGACCAGGTGAATCTGTTGCTCACCGATTTCAAGGGCGGCTCGACATTTCTGGGGATGGAAAAGCTTCCGCACACCGCCGCCGTCGTGACCAACATGGCCGAGGAGGCCGAACTGGTCAGCAGGATGGGTGAGGTGCTCACCGGCGAGCTCGACCGCCGGCAGTCGATTCTGCGCCAGGCCGGGATGCAGGTGGGCGCGGCGGGCGCGCTGTCCGGTGTGGCCGAATACGAGAAGTACCGAGAGCGCGGCGCCGACCTCCCGCCGCTGCCAACGCTGTTCGTCGTCGTCGATGAGTTCGCCGAACTGCTGCAAAGTCACCCCGACTTCATCGGCCTGTTCGACCGGATCTGCCGCGTTGGCAGGTCGCTGCGGGTGCATCTGTTGCTGGCGACCCAGTCACTGCAAACCGGCGGTGTGCGCATCGACAAACTCGAGCCCAACCTGACCTACCGGATCGCGTTGCGCACCACCAGCTCTCACGAATCGAAGGCGGTCATCGGCACCCCGGAGGCGCAATACATCACCAACAAAGAGAGCGGTGTCGGGTTTCTGCGGGTCGGCATGGAGGATCCGGTCAAGTTCAGCACGTTCTACATCAGCGGCCCCTATGTCCCGCCCACGAAGGCCGACACCGACGGCGAGGCCGGCGGGGGTGGGCCGCATATCGCCCGGCAAGCCATGCGAATTCGCCGGTTCACCGCGGCCCCGGTCGTTGAGCCGGGGGCAAGCCCCGCTCGCGCGGGAGCGCTGACGTCATGACCACCCCACCAGGAACCCAGACGTTGCGTGAGGTGATCCTGGATCAGCTCAGCACCGCCGAATCGCGGGCCTACAAGATGTGGCTGCCGCCGCTGACCGACCCCACCCCGCTCAACGAGCTGATCGCGCGCGACCGGCGACAGCCGTTGCGCTTCGCGTTGGGGATCATGGACGAACCGCGCCGGCATCTGCAGGACGTGTGGGGTGTCGACGTGTCCGGGGCGGGCGGCAACATCGGCATCGGAGGCGCGCCGCAAACCGGCAAGTCCACCCTGCTGCAGACGCTGGTGATGTCGGCCGCCGCCACGCACTCACCGCGCAATGTCCAGTTCTACTGCATCGACCTCGGCGGCGGCGGTCTGATCTATCTGGAGAACCTGCCGCACGTCGGCGGGGTCGCGAGCCGGTCCGAGCCGGACAAGGTCAACCGGGTGGTCGCGGAGATGCAATCGGTGATGCGGCAACGCGAGGCCACCTTCAAGGAACACCGGGTGGGCTCGATCGCGATGTATCGACAGTTGCGCGACGACCCGAGCCAACCCGTCGCGGCCGATCCATACGGCGACGTATTCCTGATCATCGACGGCTGGCCGGCCTTCGTCAGTGAGTTTCCCGATCTTGAAGGGCAAGTCCAGGACCTGGCCGCGCAGGGGCTGTCGTTCGGCGTTCACGTCATCATTTCCACACCACGCTGGACGGAACTGAAGTCGAGGGTCCGCGACTACCTGGGCACCAAGATCGAGTTCCGGCTGGGCGACGTCAACGAAACCCAGATCGACCGCATCGCCCGGGAGATCCCGGCGAACCGTCCCGGCCGGGCGGTGTCGCTGGAAAAGCACCACCTGATGATCGGGGTGCCCCGGTTTGACGGCGTGCACAGCACCGAGAACCTGGTGGAGGCGATGACTGCGGGGGTGGCGCAGATCTCGGCTCAGCACACCGACCAGGCGCCGCCGGTCCGGATGCTGCCGGCGCGCATCCATCTGCACGAACTCGACCCCAACCCGCCCGGCCCCGGGTCCGACTACCGCACCCGCTGGGAGATTCCGATCGGCCTGCGCGAGACGGACCTGTCGGTGGCCTACAGCCACATGCACACCAACCCGCACCTGTTGATCTTCGGCGCGGCCAAGTCGGGCAAGACCACCATCGCGCACGCCATCGCCCGGGCGATCTGCGCCCGCAACAGTCCCCAGCAGGTCCGCTTCATGCTCGCCGATTACCGCTCCGGGCTGCTGGACGCGGTTCCGGACACCCATCTGCTGGCCGCCGGCGCGATCAACCGCAACAGCGCGAGCCTGGACGAGGCGGTCAAGGCGCTGGCGGTGAACCTGAAGAAGCGGTTGCCCCCGACCGACCTGACGACGGCGCAGCTGCGCTCGCGTTCCTGGTGGAGCGGATTCGACGTGGTGCTGCTGGTCGACGATTGGCACATGATTGTCGGGGCCGCCGGCGGGATGCCGCCCATGGCACCGTTGACTCCGCTACTGCCGGCGGCGGCCGATATCGGGTTGCACATCATTGTGACCTGCCAGATGAGCCAGGCGTACAAGGCGACCATGGACAAGTTCGTGGGCGCGGCATTCGGGTCGGGCGCGCCGACAATGTTCCTTTCCGGCGAGAAGCAAGAATTCCCGTCCAGCGAGTTCAAGGTCAAACGGCGCCCCCCTGGCCAGGCATTTTTGGTTTCCCCGGAGGGCAAAGAGGTCATCCAGGCCCCCTACATCGAGCCTGTAGAAGAAGTGTTCGCAGCACCCCCAAGCGCCGGTTAAGATTATTTCATTCGCGGCGAAGCAGGACCCAAGACCTGTAATCGAGCGGGTAATCGAGCCCGGGGGCGGAGCTGACAGTCGGCTTTGTTTCCGGCTGAAAGCGAACGGTTTGTGTCCGGGACACAAATAGGGGAGACGAAGTAGGCAAATGGACGATATGTCACTCGATCCGGCCGCCTATTCGCAACCCGGCGACGGCGCTGCCCGCGTCTTCGTCTAACAGTCCTACACACATCGCAACACGAAGGAGTGATCACCATGCTGTGGCATGCAATGCCACCGGAGCTGAACACCGCACGGCTGATGGCCGGCGCGGGCCCGGCTCCGATGCTGGCGGCAGCCATGGGATGGGAGGCGCTTGCGGCGGCCCTGGACGCTCAGGCCGTCGAGCTGACCGCGCGCCTGAACTCGCTGGGAGAGGCGTGGACCGGCGGCAGCAGCGACAAGGCGATCGCGGCCGCCAAGCCGATGGTGACCTGGCTGCAGAGCGCGTCGGCGCAGGCGAAGGTGCGCGCGATGCAGGCCACGGCGCAGGCCGCCGCCTACACCCAGGCGATGGCGACCACACCGTCGTTGCCGGAAATCGCGGCGAACCACATCACCAGGGCGGTGCTGGTGGCCACCAACTTCTTCGGCATCAACACGGTGCCGATCGCCGTCAACGAGATGGACTACTTCATCCGGATGTGGAACCAGGCCGCCCTGGCCATGGACGTCTACCAGGCGGAGACCATCGCCAACACGCTGTTCGAAAAGCTCGAACCGATGACCGCGATCCTCGATCCCAGCACCAGCCAAGGCATGACGTCCAGCCCGCTGCTGGGGATGGCGTCCAAAGCCACCGGTGTGCCCGCTGGCCAGCTGCAGGAAACGGTCGGACAGGTCGCCGAGATGACCGGCCCGATGCAGCAGCTGACCCAGCCGATGCAGCAGGTGACGTCGCTGTTCAGCCAGGTGGGCAGTTCCAGCGGCGGGCCCGGCAGCGGGCTTGGCGACGACGAAGCCGCCCAGATGGGCCTACTCGGTGCCAGTCCGCTGTCCAACCACCCGTTGGCGGGCGGATCGGGCGCAAGCGTGGGCGCGGGACTGCTGCGCGCGGATGCCCTACCCGGCGCCGGAGGGACGTTGGCGCGCACGCCGCTGATGGCCGGCCTGATCGAAAAGCCCGCCGGTCCCGCGGTGATGCCGGCGGCGGCCGCCGGATCCTCGGCCACCGGCGGCGCGGCCCCGGTGGGCGCCGGCGCGCTGGGTCAGGGCGCCGGCTCCGGCGGCTCGACCAGGCCAGGGCTGACGGCACCGGCGCCGCTCACCAAGGAGCGCGACGACCATGGCGACGAAGATTGGGACGACCAGGACGACTGGTGAGCGCCCACGATAACGACAGGCTTCCCGGCCACCCGGGCCGGAAGACTTGCCAACATTTTGGCGAGGAAAAGAAAGAGAGAAAGTAGTCCAGCATGGCAGAGATGAAGACCGATGCCGCTACCCTCGCGCAGGAGGCAGGTAACTTCGAGCGGATCTCCGGCGACCTGAAGACCCAGATCGACCAGGTGGAGTCGACGGCGGCTTCGTTGCAGAGCCAGTGGCGCGGTGCCGCGGGCACGGCCGCCCAGGCCGCGGTGGTGCGCTTCCAAGAGGCGGCCAACAAGCAGAAGCAGGAACTCGACGAAATTTCGGCGAATATTCGTCAGGCCGGCGTCCAATACTCCAAGGCCGACGAGGAACAGCAGCAGGCACTGTCCTCGCAAATGGGCTTCTAATTCCCCAACCACAAAGAAACGGAGCACAGACATGACAGAACAGCAGTGGAATTTCGCGGGCATTGAGGCCGCGGCAAGCGCAATTCAGGGAAACGTCACGTCCATTCATTCCCTGCTCGACGAGGGCAAGCAGTCGCTGACCAAGCTGGCGGCGGCCTGGGGCGGTAGCGGTTCGGAGGCCTACCAGGGCGTTCAGCAGAAGTGGGACGCCACCGCTACCGAGCTCAACAACGCCCTGCAGAACCTGGCGCGCACCATCAGTGAGGCCGGTCAGGCGATGCAATCGACCGAGGGCAGCGTGACGGGGATGTTCGCGTAGGTCACCCCTTAAGTTCGCGTAGAATACCTAAGCACGAGATCGGGCGAGTTCAACCCCTCCGGGGATCTCGCCCCTTCTCGTGCTTAGTTCTCTTGACGAACTTCGGAGAGGTTCTCATGCCGGCCGACTACGAGCAGCTCTTTCGGCCCGCAGAAGGGGCGGAACCCCCCGACGGGGAGACCGCGCCGTCGTACTTTGACGCGAGTCCTCCCACACCGACAAACGCTGCGCGACCCAACGGCGAGAACCCGCCACCGACGTCGGACTGGGCGCGGCAATTCCTTCAAGCCCCTCCCGCCGCGCCGCCGGCCGCGCCCAAGCCGCCGTTGCCCGCCATGCCCGTCGGCGGACCAGCACCGGCAGCGCCCGAACCGCCGCCGACCCCACCGGAACTTCCCCGGTTCGCGGCCGAGCCACCGCCGGCCATGCCGGAGCCACCGCCGGCCCCGACGGCGCTCAGCGGGCCCTCGTCAAGGGGAGCCAAACCAGGCGTGCCCCCCATGCCCATCGGCGGAGCCACGCCAGCCCAGCCGGCACCGCCCGATCACCAGCGGATCTCGGCGGAACCGTCGCCGCCCAAGCCGCCCTGGCCGCCGACACCGATCACCGGTCCCCCATCAACCCCGCCCTCCGAATCCCCCCAGGTCGCCCGCGAACGCCCGCCGGCCGGCGGACCCCCCGCGGGATCCCCCCAACCGCCGCCGACCCCGGGCGGCGCAGCACGTGAGCCAGCACCACGCCGGGTCCGCATCGGTGGGCCCCGGCAACCACCGCCTGCCGCCGAACCGCGGCCGGAGCCCCCAGCCCCGGCACAACGTCGCCGCGGCCACCGCTACCGCGACGAGGACGACGGTGACGGCGGAACACCGGCGGTGGCTGTCCCGCCACGCCCGGGCGCGGCAGAGGTCGCACCCACCGCCGCCCCCCGGCCCTCGTTTGCGTGGTGGCAGCAACCTCACCCGGCACCACCCGCGGCCCCAGCACCCGGTGCGGCCGAAACCCCCACCAAGTCACCGGGTGACCGCGTCGGGGGTCGGCACGCCGAGCGACCCGCCGAGGCGCAGCCGTCGACCCCTGCCGTCGCCACCGCGCCCGCCGCGGCGCCGGACGCCCCGGCCGGCGGGGGCCGCGCCGCATCCCAGACTCCCGAAGTCGGTGAGCGGCCGCAGATCACGAAACCCGCCAGGTTGGTGCCACGCCACGGTTGGCGACGCTGGGTCCACACGTTGACACGGATCAACCTTGGCTTGAGCCGCGACGAAAAATACGAACTCGACTTGCGCGCGCGAATATGTCGAAATCCCCGCGGTTCCTACCAGATCGGGGTGCTGGGCCTCAAAGGCGGCGCCGGCAAAACGACCACGACAGTCACCTTGGGCAATACCTTGGCCCGGGTGCGCGGCGACCGGATCCTGGTGCTCGACGCGGATCCGAGCGCCGGAAACCTCGCCGACCGCGCCGGCCGCTCATCGCCGTCGTCCATCGCCGATCTGCTTGCCGACCGACGGCTTTCGCACTACAACGACGTCCGTGCACACACCAGCGTGAACGCGAACAACCTGGAAATCCTGCCCGCAGCACAGTACACCGCGGCACGGCGCGGGCTCAGCGGCCAGGACTTGCGGTCGGCGGTCGACACGGTCTCGAAGTTCTACAACCTCGTCCTGGCCGACTGTGGTGCCGGCCTGCTCGACCCGGTGACGCTGGGCGTGCTCGAAACGGCGTCCGCAATCGTGATCGTGACCAATGTGTCGCTCGACAGTGCCCGGCAGGCCATGATCGCGCTGGACTGGCTACGCAACCACGGCTACCACGATCTGCTGAAGCGGGCCTGCGTGGTGATCAACCATGTCGCGGTGGGCGAAACCAACGTCTCGGAGAAGCGGTTGGTAAGGCAGTTCGAACAACATGTTCAACCGGGCCGGGTGGTGGTCTTGCCGTGGGACGAGCACATCGCGGCCGGAACCGAAATTCGGCTTGACCTGCTCAGCCCGGTCTATCGACGCAGGGTTCTCGAACTGGCCGCGGCGCTATCCGACGATTTTGAAAGGGCTGGACGTCGTTGAGCGCACCCGCCGTTGCTGCTGGCTCGACCGCCGCCGGGGCGGGGCCCGCCCGACCCGCGACCACCCGAGTGACGGTGCTCACCGGCAAACGGATGACCGATTTGGTGCTGCCGGCGGCGGCACCGATGGAGACCTACATCGACGAAACCGTCGCGGTGCTGGCCGACCTGTTGGACGACACCCCGCCGGAGGTTCTGGCCGGCTTCGACTTCTCCGCCCAGGGCGTGTGGACATTTGCCCGCCCCGGCTTCCCACCGCTGAAGCGCGAGCAATCACTCGATGACGCCGGGGTGGTCGACGGATCGCTGCTGACGCTGGTCTCGGCCAGCCGCACCGAACGGTATCGGCCACTGGTCGAGGACGTCATCGACGCGATCGCGGTGCTCGACGAATCACCCGAGTTCGACCGGGCGGCGTTGAATCGCTTCATCGCGGTGGCCATCCCGATCGTGACCCTGCCGCTCACCGTGACCGCCATGTGGGCCTGGTGGGCCACCGGGCGCACCCCGTTCTGGCCGCTGGCGATCGGCATCGTGGGCATCGCCGTGCTGGTGGGCTCGTTCGTCGCCCAGCGGTTTTACCGCAGTCCGCGTCTTTCCGAATGTTTGCTCGCCGCCGCGTACCCACCGATCGCCGCGGCCGCAGCGATCGCCGTTCCGCTGCCACGCGGGGCAACCTCGTTGGGCGCCCCCCAGCTGGCCGCCGCCGCCACGGCCGTCTTCTTCGTCACCCTGATGGTGCGGGGCGGCCCGCGGCGGCGTCACGAGTTGGCATCGTTCGTCGTCATCGCGATGGTCGCGGCGGTCGCCGCCGCGTTTGCTTACGGCTATGGCTACCAACAGTGGGTGCCCGCTGGAGCGATCGCGTTTGGGCTGTTCATCGTGACCAACGCCGCCAAGCTGACGGTCGCCGTCGCGCGCATCGCACTACCACCGATTCCCGTTCCCGGCGAGACCGTCGACAACGAGGAGCTGCTCGATCCCGTCGCCGCCCAAGAGGCCACCAACGAGGAAACGCCGACCTGGCAGGCGATCATCGCCTCGGTGCCGGCGTCGGCCGCCAGGCTCACCGAGCGCAGCAAGCTGGCCAAACAACTGTTGATTGGGTACGTGACGGCGGGCACCGTGATCCTGGCCGCCGGTGCCATCGGTGTGCTGGTGCGTGGGCACTTCTTCGTGCACAGCCTGGTCGTTGCCGCCGTTATCGCGGTGATCTGCGGATTTCGGTCGCGTCTTTACGCCGAGCGGTGGTGCGCGTGGGCGTTGCTGGCAGCGGCCGTGGCCATCCCGGCGGGGCTGGCGGCCAGGCTCAGCGTGTGGTACCCGAACTATGCCTGGCTGATGCTGACCGTCTATCTCGCGATCGGCCTGGTTGGGCTGCTCGTCGTCGGGGCGACCGCACAGGTTCGTCGCGTTTCGCCGGTGATGAAGCGGATCCTGGAGTTGATCGACGGCGCCATGGTCGCCTCGATCATTCCGCTGCTGCTGTGGATCACCGGTGTCTACGACATGGTCCGGAATATCCGGTTCTGAGCCACCAGCGGCCGCGATCGGTCGCCGACAAATTGCCGCAAAAGGGATTCGGACACGTCGGGTAAAATTTGCTCGATGGGTTACCTACCGAAGGGATCTTGCGATGGCTGAACCATTGGCCGTCGATCCCGCCCGCTTGAACCTTGCCGGTGGCAAGCTCGCCGAACTTGTGTTCCCGGCGGCTCCACCGCCGATCACGGTGCCGGGATCGGACGCGGTGTCGGCCGCCATCAACGCGACAATGCCAGGCATCGAATCACTCGTCTCCGACGGGTTGCCCGGCGTCACGGCCGCCCTCAAGAGGACGGCGTCGGGCATGTCCACCGCGGCCGACATCTACGCGAAGGCCGACCAGTCGCTGGGCGACGCGTTGACGCGGTACCAGTTCGGCTCCGACGGGCAAGCACCGGGTGCCGCTGCGGCAGCAGGCCAGACGGCTACCAGCGGGCAGCTGCTGGGCGCGCCGGCGGGCGTCGCGTCACAGCTGAGTCAAACGGTGAGCCAACAGGTCTCCGCGTGGTCGCCCCGGGTCGCTGCCACCGTGCCGCAACTGGTTCAGCTGGCCCCGCACGCCGGTCCGATGGCGCAGCAGGCGGCTCCCATCGCGCAGACCATCAGCCAAAGCGCGCAGCAAGGCGCCTCGTCGGGGTCGCAGGGCGGCGCCGCGCCGGCACAGCTTGCCAGCGACACCAAACCGGCCGAGCGCGCGCAGCTGGTCGACGAAACGAAACGCGAGGACGAAGACCCGGACCGCGACGGCCAAGCCGAGTCGGGTGACGAAACCGCCGCCGCTGGCGTGCAGACCGTGGGACGGGTTTCCACCGAAGGCGCCACCGGAGCCTCCGGAGCTCGGCTAGCGATGCCGATCTGAGCGGGCACAACAGCT comes from the Mycobacterium shinjukuense genome and includes:
- a CDS encoding MinD/ParA family ATP-binding protein; translation: MPADYEQLFRPAEGAEPPDGETAPSYFDASPPTPTNAARPNGENPPPTSDWARQFLQAPPAAPPAAPKPPLPAMPVGGPAPAAPEPPPTPPELPRFAAEPPPAMPEPPPAPTALSGPSSRGAKPGVPPMPIGGATPAQPAPPDHQRISAEPSPPKPPWPPTPITGPPSTPPSESPQVARERPPAGGPPAGSPQPPPTPGGAAREPAPRRVRIGGPRQPPPAAEPRPEPPAPAQRRRGHRYRDEDDGDGGTPAVAVPPRPGAAEVAPTAAPRPSFAWWQQPHPAPPAAPAPGAAETPTKSPGDRVGGRHAERPAEAQPSTPAVATAPAAAPDAPAGGGRAASQTPEVGERPQITKPARLVPRHGWRRWVHTLTRINLGLSRDEKYELDLRARICRNPRGSYQIGVLGLKGGAGKTTTTVTLGNTLARVRGDRILVLDADPSAGNLADRAGRSSPSSIADLLADRRLSHYNDVRAHTSVNANNLEILPAAQYTAARRGLSGQDLRSAVDTVSKFYNLVLADCGAGLLDPVTLGVLETASAIVIVTNVSLDSARQAMIALDWLRNHGYHDLLKRACVVINHVAVGETNVSEKRLVRQFEQHVQPGRVVVLPWDEHIAAGTEIRLDLLSPVYRRRVLELAAALSDDFERAGRR
- the eccCb gene encoding type VII secretion protein EccCb; amino-acid sequence: MTTPPGTQTLREVILDQLSTAESRAYKMWLPPLTDPTPLNELIARDRRQPLRFALGIMDEPRRHLQDVWGVDVSGAGGNIGIGGAPQTGKSTLLQTLVMSAAATHSPRNVQFYCIDLGGGGLIYLENLPHVGGVASRSEPDKVNRVVAEMQSVMRQREATFKEHRVGSIAMYRQLRDDPSQPVAADPYGDVFLIIDGWPAFVSEFPDLEGQVQDLAAQGLSFGVHVIISTPRWTELKSRVRDYLGTKIEFRLGDVNETQIDRIAREIPANRPGRAVSLEKHHLMIGVPRFDGVHSTENLVEAMTAGVAQISAQHTDQAPPVRMLPARIHLHELDPNPPGPGSDYRTRWEIPIGLRETDLSVAYSHMHTNPHLLIFGAAKSGKTTIAHAIARAICARNSPQQVRFMLADYRSGLLDAVPDTHLLAAGAINRNSASLDEAVKALAVNLKKRLPPTDLTTAQLRSRSWWSGFDVVLLVDDWHMIVGAAGGMPPMAPLTPLLPAAADIGLHIIVTCQMSQAYKATMDKFVGAAFGSGAPTMFLSGEKQEFPSSEFKVKRRPPGQAFLVSPEGKEVIQAPYIEPVEEVFAAPPSAG
- the eccD gene encoding type VII secretion integral membrane protein EccD — protein: MSAPAVAAGSTAAGAGPARPATTRVTVLTGKRMTDLVLPAAAPMETYIDETVAVLADLLDDTPPEVLAGFDFSAQGVWTFARPGFPPLKREQSLDDAGVVDGSLLTLVSASRTERYRPLVEDVIDAIAVLDESPEFDRAALNRFIAVAIPIVTLPLTVTAMWAWWATGRTPFWPLAIGIVGIAVLVGSFVAQRFYRSPRLSECLLAAAYPPIAAAAAIAVPLPRGATSLGAPQLAAAATAVFFVTLMVRGGPRRRHELASFVVIAMVAAVAAAFAYGYGYQQWVPAGAIAFGLFIVTNAAKLTVAVARIALPPIPVPGETVDNEELLDPVAAQEATNEETPTWQAIIASVPASAARLTERSKLAKQLLIGYVTAGTVILAAGAIGVLVRGHFFVHSLVVAAVIAVICGFRSRLYAERWCAWALLAAAVAIPAGLAARLSVWYPNYAWLMLTVYLAIGLVGLLVVGATAQVRRVSPVMKRILELIDGAMVASIIPLLLWITGVYDMVRNIRF
- the esxA gene encoding type VII secretion system ESX-1 WXG100 family target ESAT-6; this encodes MTEQQWNFAGIEAAASAIQGNVTSIHSLLDEGKQSLTKLAAAWGGSGSEAYQGVQQKWDATATELNNALQNLARTISEAGQAMQSTEGSVTGMFA
- the esxB gene encoding type VII secretion system ESX-1 WXG100 family target CFP-10, producing MAEMKTDAATLAQEAGNFERISGDLKTQIDQVESTAASLQSQWRGAAGTAAQAAVVRFQEAANKQKQELDEISANIRQAGVQYSKADEEQQQALSSQMGF
- a CDS encoding PPE family protein produces the protein MLWHAMPPELNTARLMAGAGPAPMLAAAMGWEALAAALDAQAVELTARLNSLGEAWTGGSSDKAIAAAKPMVTWLQSASAQAKVRAMQATAQAAAYTQAMATTPSLPEIAANHITRAVLVATNFFGINTVPIAVNEMDYFIRMWNQAALAMDVYQAETIANTLFEKLEPMTAILDPSTSQGMTSSPLLGMASKATGVPAGQLQETVGQVAEMTGPMQQLTQPMQQVTSLFSQVGSSSGGPGSGLGDDEAAQMGLLGASPLSNHPLAGGSGASVGAGLLRADALPGAGGTLARTPLMAGLIEKPAGPAVMPAAAAGSSATGGAAPVGAGALGQGAGSGGSTRPGLTAPAPLTKERDDHGDEDWDDQDDW
- the eccB gene encoding type VII secretion protein EccB, coding for MGLRLTTKVQVSGWRFLLRRVEHAIVRRDTRMFDDPLQFYSRSVWLGIVVAVLILVGAGLLAYFKPQGKLGGTSLLTDRSTNQLYVILSGQLHPVYNLTSARLVLGNPASPATVKSSELGRMPRGQTIGIPGAPYATPVSGGTTSTWTLCDTVARAETSSPSVQTAILALPLTIDPSIDPIQPNEALLASYGGQQWIVTTKGRHAIDLANRALTSSMGIPVTAKPIPISEGMFNALPDMGSWQLPPIPGAGAPNTLGLPEALVIGSVFQIHTDKGPRYFVVLPNGIAQVNATTAAALRATQSHGLVAPPAVVPSLVVTIPERVYDSPLPDEQLKLLDRPQEPVLCWTWERGAGDQSPKTTVLAGRHLPIQPSQMNTGIKQIQGTATVYTDGGKFIALQSPDPRYHESMYYIDPEGVRYGIPDADSAKALGLGSPKTAPWEIVRLLVDGPVLSKDAALLEHDTLPADPNPRKVPAGTPGAP
- the eccCa gene encoding type VII secretion protein EccCa, whose product is MTTKKFTPTITRGPRLTPGEINLTPPDDLGIDIPPSGVQKILPYVMGGAMLGMIAIMFAGGRQLSPYMLMMPLMMIVMMVGTMAGGTGGGGKKVPEINADRKEYLRYLAGLRSRVTSSASSQVTFFSYHAPHPGDLLSLVGTQRQWSRPANSDFYAAARIGIGDQPAVDRLLRPAVGGELAAATAAPQPYLEPVSHMWVVKFLRTHGLIHDCPKLVQLRSFPTIAIGGDPAGAAGLLSAMICHLAVFHPPDLLQIRVLTDDPDDPDWCWLKWLPHVQHPTETDAAGPARMISTRPDSLADLAARGPHAPDSLPTGPYIVVVDLTGGKAGFPPDGRAGVTVITLGNHRGSAYRIRVAEDGTADDRLPGQSFRLVTSVADRMTPNEATRLARRLAGWSITGTILDKTSRVQRKVATEWHQLVGAKSVEDITPARWRMYTDTDRDRLRIPFGHELKTGNVMYLDIKEGAEFGAGPHGMLIGTTGSGKSEFLRTLILSLVAMTHPDQVNLLLTDFKGGSTFLGMEKLPHTAAVVTNMAEEAELVSRMGEVLTGELDRRQSILRQAGMQVGAAGALSGVAEYEKYRERGADLPPLPTLFVVVDEFAELLQSHPDFIGLFDRICRVGRSLRVHLLLATQSLQTGGVRIDKLEPNLTYRIALRTTSSHESKAVIGTPEAQYITNKESGVGFLRVGMEDPVKFSTFYISGPYVPPTKADTDGEAGGGGPHIARQAMRIRRFTAAPVVEPGASPARAGALTS